The DNA segment ATCCCTGGCATGCTTGTCCTCATCCACTCGTCCACCACCACGTTGCCCATGCTATCGGTCTCCAGCCCTATGGCCTCGAACAGCTCCCTAGGGGGCTCGGAACCTATCTCTATGAAGATACCGTCCACCTTGAGCTCCTTCTCCTCGCCAGTCACCTTATTCTTCACGACCACAGACTCCACCCGGTCCCGGCCTCTTATCTCGGTGACTATGCTGTCGAGTATGAACTCTATGTTAGGCTTCTTCCTAGTCTCCTCCACGTAGAAGGGCTTCGCCCTGAACCCCTGCCTCCTGTGGACTAGGTAGACCTTCTTGACGTAGCCGCTGAGGAGGAGGGCGCCTTCCAGGGCGGAGTCCCCGCCCCCACCACAACCACAGCATTCTTACCCTTGAAGAGGGGGGCGTCGCAGACGCTGCAGTAGCTCACCCCCCTCCCGGCGAGCTCCTCCTCCCCGGGGACGCCGAGCTTCCTCCTCCTGCTGCCGACCGCTAGTATGACTGTGTGGGCCTTAACCTCAAGCCCCCTAGACCCCCTCACCAGGAACCACTGGTCGTCGAGCCTCTGCACCGACTTCACCTGCACACCCGTTACAATCTTCGCGCCGAACATCTCCGCGTGGCTCCTGAAACTCTCCACCAGTTTAGAGGCCTCCAGACCCCCCATACCCGGGTAGTCGTCTATCCAGTTCGTTAGGTTCAGCTGGCCCCCCACGTCCATGGAGACTATGAGGGTCGACATGAGGAACCTCGTCGTGTATATAGCCGCCGAGAGCCCGGCTGGCCCCGCACCTACTATGACCGTGTCGTACTCCTCCCCCTTGGGCACTCTGGGCGCCCTCACGGCTGAGAGCCTTAGCGGCATTGTGATGCACCTAATCACCACACTATTATCCATGGCGGCCCAAATCCTTGACTATCCAGCACCCCGAGCCTCCCCCGCCTCCCCCGGGCTTGAAGGCGGCAGCCTACACCTCCTCCGCCTCCCCTCCACGTAGGCCTCCGCCACCCGTCTGAGCAGCTCCTCAGGGCTCTCGACAGTAACCACCGCCTCTCCACCCCTAACCTCGATGGCGGCCGCCCCTATCCTCCTAAGCCTCTTCACGATCCCCCGGGCCGTCCTCTTTGTGACGCACAGCCTCTCCCTTAGGGCTTCCACGGCCTCTCCATAGTTCAGCGTGGGCCCGAGGCTGTATAGGATGTAGAGGGCCGCCACCTCCCTCTTCCCTGGCATCCTAGCCAGCCTGGGGGGCTCTCCTCCTCTCATGGTCGGTGATCCCCACTCCCCTGAGCCTGAGGCGGGCGGGGCGTCGGTGTAGGGTAGCCCAGTCATCGCCCCAGTCTATAATAGTGTTTGGGCCTCCGAGGCTGATATTCAGCTGCACCCCGAGAGGAGGGGGCCCAGGAGCCTGAGCCTCTCGAACACGGGCCCACCTACGGCCGCCGCCACATAACCCCCAGGACCTCCAAGCAGGAGGGGCCTCCCCTCAACCCCAACATACACCTCCAAACCCCCCTCCACCCCCCCGGGGTCCACAATCCGGTGCACACCCTCGACACCGTTCACGAGCAGCGCCAGGGGGTCGCGGTAGGCGTAGGCCACTGCAACACCCTCAACATCCCCAGCCGCCCCCCCGAGGAACTCCATCCTAGGCTCCCCCGGCCTACAAGCCTCCACCCACTCGGGCCTGGAGAGGGTGTGGTACAGGCCAGCCGGAGGCTCCACGGGGGATATGATGCTACCAACACCCAGGGCGACGAGGAGGGTCGAGGCCGGGCCTAGGGAGAGGGAAACCACGGTGGGGCTGGTGACAACCCAGGCGTCTCCAGAGGATAGAGCCCACTCAACAAGGGCGGCGGCCTCCCCAGGGCTGGCCAGCATCCAAGACACGTCTACAACATAGGATCCCCTGTCAAACCTCGGCAACCACCACACACCCCCGCAACACCCCCCGGCGGCTCGCCAGCCTGGTTTCCGCTCACCCGCACCCAGGCTCCAGCTGGGTGCTCGCCCCTTACATGGGCGCCCATAGCCCCCGGGGAGCGGTGGGCTCTCCGCCTTGTGTGTCCATGTTGGGTCTAACGCTAATTAGCCTCACGCCTCAACAGCCTCCGCTTGGAACTCCTTGCCGGTGGGTGTGGACGCGTTGAAGCTGTACGAGTTTGAGGCTAAGGAGATATTGAGGATGTATGGGGTTGAGACTCCCCTGTCTGTCCTGGTTATGCCGGGGGATGATGTTGCGGCTAAGGTTAGGGAGGCTGGCTTGGAGCCGCCGCTCGTGGTGAAGAGCCAGGTTCTTGTAGCTGGTAGGGGGAAGGCTGGGGGTATTAAGCTGGTTGAGAGTGTTGAGGAGGCTGTTAGGGTTGCTGAGGAGCTCTGGCGAAAACCTATAAAGGGGATCCTCCCGGGGGCTCTCCTCGTGGAGAGGGCTGTGCCCCATGAGGCGGAGCTCTACACGTCTATAATTATAGATAGGAGCGAGAGGAGGCCGGTGGTCCTGGCCAGCAGGTATGGGGGTATGGATATTGAGGAGATAGCTAGGGAGAAGCCAGAAAGCATCGTTAGATACTATGTAGACCCCTTCCTAGGGCTGAGGGGTTATGAGGCTAGGATGGTGGGCAAGGAGATAGGCCTCTCAGGCAGGCTCCTAAACTCCTACGCCTCCTTCCTCCAGGTCCTCTACAGGGTGTTCACAGCCCTGGAGGCAGAGCTGGTGGAGAGCAACCCCCTGGCCATAGTGGGGGACAAGGTGGTCCCCCTCGACGCCAGGATAATAGTGGATGACAACAGCCTCTTCAGGCATAAGGAGCTGGTGGAGAGGAGGAGGGTGGAGCAGAGGGGAGAGTACACCGAGTGGGAGGTCAAGGCGAGGAGCCAGGGCCTCCCCTTCGTCGAGCTCGACGGCGACATAGGGATCATAGGCAACGGGGCCGGCCTCACGATGGCCACTATGGACCTCGTCTACCACTTCGGCGGTAGGCCCGCGAACTTCCTCGACATAGGCGGCGGCGCCAGGGCCGAGCTGGTTAAGAAGGCCGTCTCCTTCCTCCTCGAGTTCCCCAAGGCGTCCAAGATATTCATAAACGTGTTCGGCGGCATAACCAGGGGCGACGAGGTTGCCCGCGGTATAGTGGCTGCCGTTAGGGAGTCCGGCTCCAGCAAGCCGCTGGTTGTGAGGCTAAGCGGCACCAGGGAGGAGGAGGGGAGGAGGATACTTGAGGACGCCAGCATCTACGCCTATACCGACCCGGTGGAGGCTGTAAAGAAAGTTGTATCTCTCTAGGGCCGTGTGGGGTGGTGTGTGATGGCGGTTCTGGTGGACAGCGGCACGAGGGTCCTGGTCCAGGGTATAACTGGTAGGGAGGGCTCGTTCCACGCGAAGGCCATGCTAGACTACGGCACCAAGGTGGTGGCGGGGGTGACGCCCGGGAAGGGCGGCAGCGAGGTCCACGGCGTCCCGGTTTACGACAGCGTTAAGGAGGCTGTGGCGGAGCACCCCGAGATAAACACCAGCATAATATTCGTCCCAGCCCCCTTCGCCCCCGACGCGGTCTACGAGGCTGTGGACGCGGGTATAAAGCTGGTCGTCGTGATAACGGAGGGCATACCCGTCCACGACACTATGAGGTTCGTCAACTACGCCAGACAGAAGGGGGCCACGGTCATAGGGCCCAACTGCCCCGGCGTCATAACGCCCGGCCAGGCCAAGGTCGGGATAATGCCGGGCCACATTTTCAGGGAGGGTGGCGTGGCCGTTGTCAGCAGGAGCGGCACCCTGACGTACGAGATAAGCTACATGCTCACCAGGCAGGGTATAGGCCAGTCCACGGTGGTGGGGATAGGGGGAGACCCTATAGTGGGCCTGAGCTTCACCGAGGCGCTCAGGCTCTTCCAGCAGGACCCCCAGACCGAGGCGCTCGTGCTTATAGGCGAGATAGGCGGGGACATGGAGGAGAGGGCTGCAGAGATGATCAAGAAGGGTGAGTTCACAAAGCCCGTCGTCGCCTACATAGCCGGCAGGACGGCGCCGCCGGAGAAGAGGATGGGCCACGCTGGGGCGATAATAATGATGGGCGCGGGAACCTACGAGGGGAAGGTGAAGGCGCTTAGGGAGGCCGGCGTGGAGGTGGCGGAGACGCCCTTCGAGGTGCCAGACCTGGTGAGGAGGGCCCTGAGGAGGTAGCGGGATGCCGAGGTCCTCACCCGCCTACCCCCTCCCCCTTCTCCTCCTACTCTGCAGCTCCTCCCCCGTACCCTTTGCTATAACCTCGTAGAGCACAGCCCTCTTCCCCTCCCCGGGCCTGAGGAGGCGGCCGAGCCTCTGTATGAACTGCCTCCTGCTCCCCGTACCCGACACTAGAATACCTACGTTGGCGTCGGGTATGTCGAGCCCCTCATCCCCCACCGTCGTCACAACAAGCACCCCAGACTCCATAGCCCTGAACTTGGCCAGTGTCGCCTCCCTCAGCCTCCTCTCCAGACCCCCGTGGAGGAGGAGGGCTCCAGTGCGCCTAGCAATCTCCTCGGCCTGCCTCCGGTACTGAGTGAACACTATTATCTTGGACCCCCGTGACAGCTCTTCCCTCACCAGCTTCTCCACAGCCCTTATCTTCGACTCGCTAAGCTGCACAATCTCCTTCATCCTCGTGTTCACCCTTATCGCCTCAACCGCGGTGGGGTCCCCCCTCCTGGCGTCCTCCAGTATCTTCTCGAAGCTCCTCCCCCGGGCTAGGAGCCTGTACTTCCTCTTGAGGTCCTCGTAGACCCTCTTCTCCTCCCCCTCCAGCTCAACCTTCACCCGCCTTATGATGAAGGGGGCTAGGTATCCCTTCCTGGTCAGCTCGCCGGGGCTGCTGCTATACACCACCCCGCCCACGAGGCTGTATACCTCCTCGTGCCTCCCGTCCTCCCTCTCTATCGTGGCGGAGAGGCCCATCCTGTAGGGCGCTGGGCTGGCCGAGGCTATCCTCTTGAACTTCTCGGCTGGGATGTGGTGGGCCTCGTCGAACACTAGGAGGGGGAAGAGGGGGGCTAGCCTGTCTAT comes from the Aeropyrum camini SY1 = JCM 12091 genome and includes:
- the sucD gene encoding succinate--CoA ligase subunit alpha, producing the protein MAVLVDSGTRVLVQGITGREGSFHAKAMLDYGTKVVAGVTPGKGGSEVHGVPVYDSVKEAVAEHPEINTSIIFVPAPFAPDAVYEAVDAGIKLVVVITEGIPVHDTMRFVNYARQKGATVIGPNCPGVITPGQAKVGIMPGHIFREGGVAVVSRSGTLTYEISYMLTRQGIGQSTVVGIGGDPIVGLSFTEALRLFQQDPQTEALVLIGEIGGDMEERAAEMIKKGEFTKPVVAYIAGRTAPPEKRMGHAGAIIMMGAGTYEGKVKALREAGVEVAETPFEVPDLVRRALRR
- the sucC gene encoding ADP-forming succinate--CoA ligase subunit beta — translated: MKLYEFEAKEILRMYGVETPLSVLVMPGDDVAAKVREAGLEPPLVVKSQVLVAGRGKAGGIKLVESVEEAVRVAEELWRKPIKGILPGALLVERAVPHEAELYTSIIIDRSERRPVVLASRYGGMDIEEIAREKPESIVRYYVDPFLGLRGYEARMVGKEIGLSGRLLNSYASFLQVLYRVFTALEAELVESNPLAIVGDKVVPLDARIIVDDNSLFRHKELVERRRVEQRGEYTEWEVKARSQGLPFVELDGDIGIIGNGAGLTMATMDLVYHFGGRPANFLDIGGGARAELVKKAVSFLLEFPKASKIFINVFGGITRGDEVARGIVAAVRESGSSKPLVVRLSGTREEEGRRILEDASIYAYTDPVEAVKKVVSL
- a CDS encoding DEAD/DEAH box helicase, with the protein product MERGLEPWSLTFRVKGWLGDEAFKEVSRFARYLGRDRGYGLFRIDPVRLRENGLSLWDAIASLEDLGVVVEEDLEALRRAAEEALRVVMELRGGWIYIRSRVMLKPILEEEGLSLPYDRGERAYRAPPLLYPRLREAFEGRGLKVEDRVFPPSSHRLPRPIRFTGKLRDYQEEALQAWRKARGRGVIVLPTGAGKTVVAIAAVAEAGVWSLIVVYTRDHVRQWIEAFRRFTDAHGLVGAYYGEEKRLAPITVTTYQTAYRHIDRLAPLFPLLVFDEAHHIPAEKFKRIASASPAPYRMGLSATIEREDGRHEEVYSLVGGVVYSSSPGELTRKGYLAPFIIRRVKVELEGEEKRVYEDLKRKYRLLARGRSFEKILEDARRGDPTAVEAIRVNTRMKEIVQLSESKIRAVEKLVREELSRGSKIIVFTQYRRQAEEIARRTGALLLHGGLERRLREATLAKFRAMESGVLVVTTVGDEGLDIPDANVGILVSGTGSRRQFIQRLGRLLRPGEGKRAVLYEVIAKGTGEELQSRRRRGRG